Proteins co-encoded in one Gossypium arboreum isolate Shixiya-1 chromosome 11, ASM2569848v2, whole genome shotgun sequence genomic window:
- the LOC108472729 gene encoding cation/calcium exchanger 1, with protein MATSLFLVKKLPLLLNVSFVFLLFFFTITYDFLGQSNNEQIPIINSHSLIPHGSNNDSCASLHDFTDYKHKCLYVKSEIGCRPKGYINYLQIFYCTCGRFPILGHLVLFIWLFVLFYLLGDTAAKYFCTSLESLSKILRLSPAIAGVTLLSLGNGASDVFASIVSFTRSGNAGVGLNSVLGGAFFVSSAVVGVISITISHHRIPIDEPSFIRDILFFLLALSTLVFIIFIGKITLWGAISFLSIYFLYVCAVSASHFFNKKKERNMESVPVSSVSNSNDNIGEVGIPLLGYASDEKSVMVDKGAHENQDETTKFFNFDSPSFYYFGKFLDLLELPLYLPRRLTVPVVDEERWSKPYAVISVTLAPLMLAELCNSQREKTMGSKTSLVTYMIAGLVGMVLGNLAFVTTKKSSPPKRCQLPWLIGGFLMSVTWTYFTAEELVSLLVSFGNILGISPSVLGLTVLAWGNSLGDLISNSAMAVNGGADGVQTAISGCYAGPMFNTLVGLGVSFVWSSWSQYPSSFEIPRDPSLYETLGFLMAGLLWALVILPRKNMRLDRSLGGGLLVIYFCFLSLRLARALGLLKLYEAFPPHSLNWWSSSL; from the coding sequence ATGGCAACTTCATTGTTTCTGGTTAAGAAGCTCCCTCTTTTGCTTAATGTATCCTTTGTTTTCCTCCTCTTCTTCTTTACCATAACTTATGATTTTCTTGGTCAATCGAATAATGAGCAAATTCCCATCATTAATAGCCACTCTTTGATCCCCCATGGAAGCAACAATGATAGCTGCGCCAGTCTCCATGACTTCACTGATTATAAGCATAAGTGCTTGTATGTTAAGTCTGAAATCGGGTGCAGGCCTAAGGGATACATAAACTATCTCCAGATTTTTTATTGCACTTGTGGCAGATTTCCGATCCTTGGCCATCTTGTACTCTTTATTTGGCTTTTTGTTTTGTTCTACTTATTGGGTGATACTGCTGCAAAGTACTTTTGCACTTCCTTGGAGAGTTTGTCTAAAATCCTGAGGCTTTCCCCTGCAATTGCTGGAGTCACCCTCCTTTCACTTGGCAACGGTGCTTCTGATGTTTTTGCCAGTATAGTTTCCTTCACAAGATCTGGAAATGCAGGTGTTGGCCTAAATAGTGTCTTGGGTGGTGCCTTCTTTGTGTCTAGTGCTGTTGTTGGGGTTATTAGCATAACAATTAGCCATCATCGGATTCCGATCGATGAGCCGAGCTTCATTAGAGACATCCTCTTCTTCCTTTTAGCACTTTCTACCCTCGTGTTCATCATTTTTATTGGTAAAATCACTTTGTGGGGAGCTATTTCTTTCCTCTCCATCTACTTCCTGTATGTTTGTGCTGTTTCTGCATCACATTTCTTCAACAAAAAGAAGGAAAGGAACATGGAATCCGTACCAGTTTCTTCTGTTTCAAACAGCAATGATAACATTGGAGAGGTTGGTATACCGTTACTTGGTTATGCAAGTGATGAAAAATCTGTCATGGTGGATAAAGGAGCTCATGAAAACCAAGATGAAACCACAAAGTTTTTCAACTTTGATTCACCAAGTTTTTACTACTTTGGTAAGTTTCTGGATCTTTTGGAGTTACCTTTATACTTGCCAAGGAGATTGACCGTTCCAGTTGTCGATGAGGAGAGATGGTCCAAGCCATATGCAGTCATTTCAGTGACTTTAGCACCATTAATGTTGGCCGAACTATGCAATTCTCAAAGGGAAAAAACCATGGGTTCCAAAACCAGTTTGGTGACCTATATGATTGCAGGATTGGTTGGAATGGTGCTGGGGAACCTTGCCTTTGTGACCACCAAGAAGTCTAGCCCACCAAAGAGGTGCCAATTACCATGGCTTATTGGAGGATTTCTAATGAGTGTGACCTGGACGTATTTTACAGCTGAGGAACTAGTATCTTTATTGGTTTCTTTTGGGAATATCTTGGGGATAAGTCCTTCAGTTCTGGGGCTCACTGTCCTTGCTTGGGGAAATTCACTTGGAGACTTAATATCTAATTCAGCAATGGCAGTTAATGGTGGGGCAGATGGAGTTCAAACTGCAATCTCTGGGTGCTATGCTGGGCCCATGTTTAACACATTGGTGGGTCTGGGGGTATCATTTGTTTGGTCATCATGGTCTCAATACCCTTCTTCATTTGAAATTCCTAGGGACCCTTCTCTGTATGAAACACTGGGATTTCTAATGGCAGGCTTGCTTTGGGCACTGGTAATTTTGCCAAGAAAAAATATGAGATTGGATAGGTCCCTTGGGGGTGGTCTCTTAGTCATTTACTTTTGCTTTCTCTCTCTCAGACTAGCCAGAGCTCTTGGTTTACTCAAACTTTATGAGGCTTTCCCACCTCACAGCCTAAACTGGTGGTCTTCTTCATTGTAA